In Amblyraja radiata isolate CabotCenter1 chromosome 10, sAmbRad1.1.pri, whole genome shotgun sequence, one DNA window encodes the following:
- the gadd45a gene encoding growth arrest and DNA damage-inducible protein GADD45 alpha isoform X2 has protein sequence MTFEELTGDQKTDRMDVVGKALEEVLFSALAQGCITVGVFEAAKLLNADSDNVVLCLLTTDEGGDVDVALQIHFTLIQAFCCENDINIMRVNNMHRLAEILGGVDGEDEPKDLHCILVTSQAAPWKDGALNKVTCFCKESRFLDQWVPIINLPER, from the exons ATGACTTTTGAAGAACTCACAGGCGACCAAAAAACGGACAG GATGGATGTGGTGGGGAAAGCTCTGGAAGAAGTTTTGTTCTCCGCGTTAGCGCAAGGCTGCATCACAGTCGGAGTGTTTGAGGCAGCAAAACTCCTAAACGC GGATTCAGACAACGTTGTTTTATGTTTGCTTACCACGGATGAGGGGGGTGACGTGGACGTGGCACTGCAAATCCATTTTACTCTGATACAAGCTTTTTGCTGCGAAAATGACATTAACATCATGAGGGTGAACAACATGCACCGTTTGGCCGAGATCCTAGGCGGGGTGGATGGGGAGGACGAACCCAAAGATCTGCATTGCATATTGGTTACA AGTCAAGCAGCACCATGGAAAGACGGAGCACTGAACAAAGTGACTTGCTTTTGTAAAGAAAGCCGATTCCTGGACCAGTGGGTCCCGATTATTAATTTACCCGAACGTTGA
- the gadd45a gene encoding growth arrest and DNA damage-inducible protein GADD45 alpha isoform X3, whose product MTFEELTGDQKTDRMDVVGKALEEVLFSALAQGCITVGVFEAAKLLNADSDNVVLCLLTTDEGGDVDVALQIHFTLIQAFCCENDINIMRVNNMHRLAEILGGVDGEDEPKDLHCILVTVSVPHLPIISAPWKDGALNKVTCFCKESRFLDQWVPIINLPER is encoded by the exons ATGACTTTTGAAGAACTCACAGGCGACCAAAAAACGGACAG GATGGATGTGGTGGGGAAAGCTCTGGAAGAAGTTTTGTTCTCCGCGTTAGCGCAAGGCTGCATCACAGTCGGAGTGTTTGAGGCAGCAAAACTCCTAAACGC GGATTCAGACAACGTTGTTTTATGTTTGCTTACCACGGATGAGGGGGGTGACGTGGACGTGGCACTGCAAATCCATTTTACTCTGATACAAGCTTTTTGCTGCGAAAATGACATTAACATCATGAGGGTGAACAACATGCACCGTTTGGCCGAGATCCTAGGCGGGGTGGATGGGGAGGACGAACCCAAAGATCTGCATTGCATATTGGTTACAGTGAGTGTTCCTCATCTCCCAATAATAT CAGCACCATGGAAAGACGGAGCACTGAACAAAGTGACTTGCTTTTGTAAAGAAAGCCGATTCCTGGACCAGTGGGTCCCGATTATTAATTTACCCGAACGTTGA
- the gadd45a gene encoding growth arrest and DNA damage-inducible protein GADD45 alpha isoform X1, protein MDVVGKALEEVLFSALAQGCITVGVFEAAKLLNADSDNVVLCLLTTDEGGDVDVALQIHFTLIQAFCCENDINIMRVNNMHRLAEILGGVDGEDEPKDLHCILVTSQAAPWKDGALNKVTCFCKESRFLDQWVPIINLPER, encoded by the exons ATGGATGTGGTGGGGAAAGCTCTGGAAGAAGTTTTGTTCTCCGCGTTAGCGCAAGGCTGCATCACAGTCGGAGTGTTTGAGGCAGCAAAACTCCTAAACGC GGATTCAGACAACGTTGTTTTATGTTTGCTTACCACGGATGAGGGGGGTGACGTGGACGTGGCACTGCAAATCCATTTTACTCTGATACAAGCTTTTTGCTGCGAAAATGACATTAACATCATGAGGGTGAACAACATGCACCGTTTGGCCGAGATCCTAGGCGGGGTGGATGGGGAGGACGAACCCAAAGATCTGCATTGCATATTGGTTACA AGTCAAGCAGCACCATGGAAAGACGGAGCACTGAACAAAGTGACTTGCTTTTGTAAAGAAAGCCGATTCCTGGACCAGTGGGTCCCGATTATTAATTTACCCGAACGTTGA